Proteins from a single region of Rhodospirillales bacterium:
- a CDS encoding c-type cytochrome: MSEEGATTTTAGPRSSPGGWQRLCRTATALAGCLVLIGYAVASEQVNGSAARGRRLFVEQCAVCHETAPEFHKDGPSLAGVFDRKAGSAPYFTGYKGLRGATFVWTAERLDAWLSDPRGFLGGRDTRMTAQVKDAAQRADLIAYLATLN, from the coding sequence TTGTCCGAGGAGGGCGCGACCACAACCACTGCCGGTCCTCGATCATCGCCAGGGGGCTGGCAGCGGCTGTGCCGTACAGCCACCGCGCTTGCCGGTTGTCTTGTTTTGATTGGTTATGCGGTGGCGAGCGAGCAGGTGAATGGCAGCGCTGCCCGCGGTAGGCGTTTGTTCGTCGAGCAGTGCGCCGTGTGTCACGAAACCGCGCCGGAGTTTCACAAGGACGGTCCGTCCCTGGCAGGGGTTTTTGACAGAAAAGCCGGAAGCGCGCCGTACTTCACCGGATACAAGGGGCTGCGCGGTGCCACCTTTGTCTGGACGGCGGAGAGGCTTGATGCCTGGCTGAGCGATCCGCGCGGCTTTCTCGGCGGCCGCGACACCCGCATGACAGCGCAAGTAAAAGATGCCGCCCAGCGCGCAGACCTCATCGCCTATCTCGCCACTCTCAACTGA
- a CDS encoding c-type cytochrome → MKKSAYPVLAAAALVVAFYEPAFAAGDAAAGADIFKKVCTTCHSNEPGVNKTGPSLFGVYGRKAGSSDFPRYKGLVGADFVWDSTLLFQYLENPKEFVIAHTANKTTAMTYALKDATKREDVIAYLQTLK, encoded by the coding sequence ATGAAGAAGTCCGCGTATCCCGTACTTGCCGCTGCGGCGCTGGTCGTCGCTTTTTATGAGCCAGCCTTCGCCGCCGGCGACGCTGCAGCCGGAGCGGACATATTTAAAAAAGTCTGCACCACCTGTCACAGCAACGAACCGGGCGTGAACAAGACCGGCCCTTCTTTGTTTGGCGTTTACGGACGGAAGGCAGGGTCATCCGACTTCCCGCGCTACAAGGGGCTCGTCGGCGCTGACTTCGTATGGGACTCGACCCTGCTGTTTCAATATCTCGAAAACCCCAAGGAATTCGTGATCGCCCATACCGCGAACAAAACGACGGCGATGACCTACGCTTTGAAGGACGCTACCAAGCGCGAAGACGTCATCGCTTACCTGCAAACGCTAAAGTAG
- a CDS encoding RNA methyltransferase, protein MSGTDRSRAGIEAGAAPAVILIEPQLPENIGMVARAMLNCGLTELRLVRPREIWPNDKAVAAASGADRVLDAARLYASTREAIADLAFVYATSARPRYMTKQVLTPRAAATDLHWRCADGQRCGLLFGREASGLDNDDVARANALITAPLNPAFSSLNLGMAVLLVGYEWYTAGEAAAAVPPAELVMPEQTRPASHADLAGLYDHLESELDTCGFLRNAQSRPSMVRNLRNFFGRATPSEQEVRTLRGVIACLTEARHARSGGGER, encoded by the coding sequence GTGTCCGGTACAGACCGAAGCCGCGCCGGAATTGAAGCCGGAGCGGCGCCTGCGGTCATCCTCATCGAACCGCAGCTGCCGGAGAACATCGGCATGGTGGCGCGCGCCATGCTCAATTGCGGGCTCACTGAACTGCGCCTCGTCCGGCCGCGCGAGATCTGGCCGAACGACAAAGCGGTGGCCGCCGCCTCGGGAGCTGATCGGGTGCTGGATGCGGCGCGGCTCTACGCCTCGACGCGCGAGGCGATCGCCGACCTGGCGTTTGTCTATGCCACCAGCGCCCGGCCCCGCTATATGACCAAGCAGGTGTTGACCCCACGTGCGGCCGCTACCGACCTGCATTGGCGCTGCGCTGACGGCCAGCGCTGCGGCCTTTTGTTCGGCCGCGAGGCGAGCGGGCTCGACAACGATGACGTGGCGCGCGCCAACGCGCTGATCACCGCGCCGCTCAACCCGGCGTTCAGCTCGCTCAACCTCGGCATGGCGGTGCTGCTCGTGGGTTACGAGTGGTATACCGCTGGTGAGGCTGCGGCGGCGGTTCCGCCTGCCGAGTTGGTGATGCCCGAGCAGACCCGCCCAGCGAGCCACGCCGACCTTGCCGGCCTTTATGATCACCTGGAATCCGAGCTCGATACCTGCGGCTTCCTGCGCAATGCCCAGTCGCGCCCCAGCATGGTGCGCAACCTGCGCAACTTCTTCGGCCGTGCCACCCCCAGCGAACAGGAAGTCCGCACCCTGCGCGGCGTCATCGCCTGCCTCACCGAAGCCCGCCACGCCCGGTCGGGCGGAGGGGAAAGGTAG
- a CDS encoding citramalate synthase, with product MSADRVYLYDSTLRDGAQTQGVDFSVADKIAIARALDSIGIDYVEGGWPGANPTDTTFFDAPPYLHRARMSAFGMTRRAGRSAENDPGLAGLLTAKTDVVCMVGKSWDYHVTEALGIDLDENVAMIADSVRHARTKVGEVMFDAEHFFDGFKANPEFALRCARAAFDAGARWVVLCDTNGGSLPHEIAEIVGRVSRDVPGDHLGIHCHNDTGNAIANSLMAIHAGARQIQGTLNGLGERCGNADLVAIIPTLALKMGFETGLTAVDITRLTHVSRLLDERLNRAPIRNAPYVGESAFAHKGGLHVSAVEKDPRCYEHVVPELVGNHRRIVVSDQAGRSNILSRFRDIGLDVDAEDPKVTRLLEVVKAREFDGYAYDGAEASFELLAREAIEGLPEYFRCTSFRVIDERRWNARGDLVTLSEATVKMQVGGEHFMTVEEGNGPVNALDAAMRKVLLPLYPQLDGVRLVDYKVRILTPGDGTRAVTRVMIESAIGADHWSTVGVSTNIIDASYRALHDGIVFKLYRERAKAAVPA from the coding sequence ATGTCGGCAGACCGTGTTTATCTTTATGATTCCACATTGCGCGACGGCGCGCAGACCCAGGGCGTCGATTTCAGCGTCGCCGACAAGATCGCGATCGCCCGGGCGCTGGACTCGATCGGGATCGACTACGTCGAGGGTGGTTGGCCGGGCGCCAACCCCACGGATACCACCTTTTTTGATGCTCCGCCGTACCTGCATCGCGCCCGGATGAGCGCCTTCGGCATGACCCGCCGCGCTGGGCGCAGCGCCGAGAACGACCCGGGACTGGCCGGACTCCTGACGGCGAAGACCGACGTCGTCTGCATGGTCGGCAAGAGCTGGGACTACCACGTGACCGAGGCGCTCGGAATTGACCTCGACGAGAACGTGGCGATGATCGCCGACAGTGTTCGCCACGCGCGCACCAAGGTGGGCGAAGTCATGTTCGATGCCGAGCATTTCTTTGATGGCTTCAAGGCCAATCCTGAATTTGCCCTGCGCTGCGCGCGGGCGGCGTTCGATGCTGGCGCGCGTTGGGTGGTGTTGTGCGATACCAACGGCGGCAGCCTGCCGCACGAGATCGCCGAAATCGTCGGCCGGGTGTCGCGCGACGTGCCGGGCGACCATCTCGGAATCCATTGTCACAACGATACGGGTAACGCGATTGCCAACAGCCTGATGGCAATCCACGCCGGTGCCCGGCAAATTCAAGGAACGTTGAACGGGCTCGGCGAGCGCTGCGGCAACGCCGACCTCGTCGCTATTATCCCGACTCTGGCGCTGAAGATGGGATTCGAGACGGGGCTGACCGCGGTCGATATCACGCGTCTGACCCACGTCTCGCGGCTGCTCGACGAACGGCTCAATCGCGCGCCGATCCGCAACGCGCCTTACGTCGGGGAATCGGCATTCGCCCATAAGGGGGGCCTGCACGTCTCCGCGGTGGAGAAGGATCCCCGCTGCTACGAGCACGTCGTCCCGGAACTTGTCGGCAATCATCGCCGTATCGTCGTCTCCGATCAGGCGGGCCGCTCAAACATTCTTTCACGCTTCCGCGACATTGGCCTCGACGTCGACGCCGAGGACCCGAAAGTCACGCGGCTGCTGGAAGTCGTCAAGGCACGCGAGTTCGACGGCTATGCGTATGATGGAGCCGAAGCGAGTTTCGAGCTGCTCGCCCGCGAGGCGATCGAAGGATTGCCGGAATATTTTCGCTGCACGAGTTTTCGCGTCATCGATGAGCGTCGATGGAACGCGAGGGGCGACCTCGTGACGCTGTCCGAAGCGACAGTCAAGATGCAGGTCGGAGGGGAGCACTTCATGACGGTGGAAGAGGGCAATGGACCGGTCAACGCGCTCGACGCTGCCATGCGCAAGGTGCTGCTGCCCCTCTACCCGCAACTCGATGGCGTGCGCCTAGTCGATTATAAGGTGCGCATCCTCACCCCCGGCGATGGCACCCGCGCCGTCACCCGAGTGATGATCGAATCCGCGATCGGCGCTGATCACTGGTCGACCGTCGGTGTATCGACCAACATCATCGACGCGTCCTACCGGGCGCTGCACGACGGCATCGTCTTCAAGCTCTACCGAGAGCGGGCGAAGGCAGCCGTGCCGGCGTGA
- a CDS encoding HIT family protein produces the protein MLRHDSEVSLHPACPFCSATIAEAAFMANARFLALHNIAPVLPGHALVVPRRHASSILAISDDDFSELFIFARMVTHVLMEVFSADGFDWTIQDGVSAGQTVAHAHIHVIPRHLGDLPDPGDWYPLLVASETRQIDSRHRQRLDPQEHARITTHLKACAERIGAANS, from the coding sequence ATGCTGCGGCATGACTCTGAGGTCTCGTTGCATCCTGCCTGCCCGTTCTGTTCCGCCACCATTGCCGAGGCGGCATTCATGGCGAATGCCCGGTTTCTGGCACTTCACAACATTGCTCCAGTCCTGCCGGGACATGCGTTGGTGGTTCCGCGTCGGCATGCCAGTAGTATTCTGGCCATCAGCGATGATGACTTTTCGGAACTATTTATCTTCGCCCGAATGGTGACGCACGTATTGATGGAGGTGTTCAGCGCCGACGGCTTCGACTGGACGATTCAAGATGGCGTCAGCGCAGGACAGACGGTCGCGCACGCGCATATCCATGTGATTCCCCGTCATCTCGGCGACCTTCCAGACCCCGGCGACTGGTATCCCCTACTCGTCGCCAGCGAAACCAGGCAGATCGACAGTCGCCACCGCCAACGGCTGGACCCGCAGGAGCACGCGCGGATCACGACTCATCTCAAGGCCTGCGCCGAGCGGATCGGGGCGGCGAATTCTTGA
- a CDS encoding DsrE/DsrF/DrsH-like family protein gives MPADSPARTGPEKLSLIVQSDAFERVHYALVMASAAAAIGTPATLFFTNHALTALRAADATGELGWRTMSGVDGRPGGMLDDARRARGVAGFEELLEACVAFGVRFIACEMGLRVMGLEATLLRSDVPIETAGVVTFLADASTGGALLAL, from the coding sequence ATGCCGGCTGACAGTCCCGCTCGCACCGGGCCGGAAAAGCTTTCCCTGATCGTACAGTCAGATGCGTTCGAGCGCGTCCACTACGCTCTGGTGATGGCAAGCGCCGCGGCCGCGATCGGCACGCCTGCGACCTTGTTCTTCACCAACCATGCGTTAACGGCGTTGCGCGCTGCCGACGCGACGGGTGAACTTGGCTGGCGCACGATGTCGGGAGTCGACGGGCGGCCGGGCGGCATGCTCGATGACGCGCGCCGCGCCCGCGGCGTCGCTGGTTTCGAGGAACTCCTCGAAGCGTGCGTTGCCTTCGGCGTGCGCTTCATCGCCTGCGAAATGGGGCTGCGCGTCATGGGCCTCGAGGCGACCCTTCTGCGCTCTGACGTGCCGATCGAAACGGCGGGCGTCGTGACGTTTCTTGCTGACGCGTCGACTGGCGGAGCGCTGCTGGCGCTATAG
- the moeB gene encoding molybdopterin-synthase adenylyltransferase MoeB, with the protein MEFTDQQVHRYARHILLDEIGGAGQARLLGARVLVIGAGGLGSPLLLYLAAAGVGTIGIIDNDVVDLSNLQRQIAHTTDRIGLAKVESARQAIAAINPDVAVVAYQQRLTVGNALELICQYDVVADGSDNFPTRFLVNDACYFAAKPLVSAAILRFDGQLATFRPFASAGRDVAPGPCYRCLYREPPPAGHVPTCAEAGVLGAFCGALGSLQATEVIKEILGIGESLAGWLLVVDALSSTWRRIRVRRDPGCPLCGLAPSIADLSVHEGAAAVERVCTAPSHAG; encoded by the coding sequence ATGGAGTTCACGGATCAGCAGGTTCACCGCTATGCTCGGCATATTCTGCTCGATGAGATCGGCGGCGCGGGGCAGGCACGACTGCTGGGCGCGCGCGTCCTCGTCATCGGGGCAGGTGGGCTGGGCTCGCCTTTGCTCCTCTATCTCGCCGCGGCCGGCGTCGGAACCATCGGCATTATCGACAATGACGTTGTCGATCTGTCCAATCTGCAGCGCCAGATCGCCCATACAACCGATCGCATCGGCCTGGCCAAGGTGGAAAGCGCCCGTCAGGCGATCGCCGCAATCAATCCGGACGTCGCGGTTGTCGCATATCAGCAGCGTCTGACCGTGGGGAATGCGCTCGAACTCATTTGCCAATACGACGTCGTCGCCGACGGTAGCGACAACTTTCCGACGCGCTTCTTGGTCAACGACGCCTGTTATTTCGCTGCCAAACCGCTCGTCTCGGCCGCGATCCTTCGCTTTGACGGACAGCTCGCGACGTTCAGGCCGTTCGCGTCCGCGGGTCGGGACGTCGCGCCCGGTCCATGCTACCGCTGCCTCTACCGTGAACCGCCGCCGGCGGGGCATGTCCCAACCTGCGCCGAGGCAGGGGTGCTTGGCGCCTTCTGTGGCGCGCTCGGCAGCCTGCAGGCGACCGAAGTGATCAAGGAGATTCTCGGTATTGGCGAGAGTCTTGCCGGCTGGCTTCTCGTGGTCGATGCGCTGTCGTCGACATGGCGCCGCATTCGCGTCCGGCGGGATCCCGGCTGCCCGCTGTGCGGGCTGGCGCCGTCGATTGCCGATCTGTCCGTCCACGAAGGCGCGGCAGCGGTCGAGCGCGTCTGCACCGCGCCCAGCCATGCCGGCTGA
- the cysK gene encoding cysteine synthase A gives MSEQSTITAEAARVGRGRVYDSILDTVGDTPLVRLSKLKAHAGVEAEVLGKCEFFNPLASVKDRIGLAMVLAAEEQGRIKPGATLVEPTSGNTGIALAFVCAARGYRLILTMPESMSIERRKMLALLGAKIVLTPAARGMPGAVARAEQIVSETPGAIMLQQFSNPANPEVHRRTTAEEIWRDTGGVVDALVSGVGTGGTITGCADVLKRRRPGLRIIAVEPEDSPVLSGGVPGPHKIQGIGAGFIPAVLDIEAIDEIIKIGNETAFKMARLAAELEGLPVGISSGAALAASLEIARRPEMAGKTIVVILPSFAERYLSTQLFEGLGGE, from the coding sequence ATGAGCGAGCAATCCACGATCACTGCCGAAGCTGCCCGCGTCGGGCGCGGCCGGGTGTATGACAGCATCCTCGATACCGTGGGCGACACGCCGCTCGTTCGTCTGAGCAAGCTGAAGGCACACGCCGGCGTTGAGGCGGAGGTTCTCGGCAAGTGCGAATTCTTCAATCCCCTCGCTTCCGTGAAGGACCGGATCGGTCTTGCCATGGTGCTGGCAGCAGAAGAGCAGGGGCGGATCAAGCCGGGCGCGACGCTGGTCGAGCCGACCTCCGGGAACACGGGCATCGCCCTCGCCTTTGTCTGCGCTGCCCGTGGCTATCGTCTCATCCTCACCATGCCAGAGAGCATGTCCATCGAGCGCCGCAAGATGCTGGCACTGCTGGGCGCGAAGATCGTTCTGACCCCCGCGGCCCGGGGCATGCCGGGGGCGGTCGCGCGTGCCGAGCAAATCGTTTCCGAGACACCGGGGGCGATCATGTTGCAGCAGTTTTCCAATCCGGCCAATCCGGAGGTCCATCGGCGGACCACCGCCGAGGAAATCTGGCGCGATACGGGCGGCGTTGTCGACGCGCTGGTCAGCGGCGTCGGCACCGGCGGGACGATCACCGGATGCGCCGACGTGCTAAAGCGGCGCCGGCCCGGACTGCGCATCATCGCCGTCGAGCCGGAAGATAGTCCGGTGCTGTCCGGTGGCGTTCCCGGCCCGCATAAGATCCAGGGCATCGGTGCCGGATTTATTCCGGCCGTCCTCGACATCGAGGCGATCGACGAGATCATCAAGATTGGCAACGAGACCGCGTTCAAGATGGCGCGCCTCGCCGCTGAACTCGAGGGTCTTCCAGTCGGCATCTCCTCGGGAGCGGCGCTCGCCGCGAGCCTGGAGATCGCCCGCCGTCCGGAGATGGCGGGAAAGACGATCGTGGTCATTCTCCCGTCGTTCGCCGAGCGGTATCTGTCGACGCAACTGTTTGAAGGTCTCGGCGGCGAGTAG
- a CDS encoding Rrf2 family transcriptional regulator: MLKLSRKTLFAIEAVLDIAYHAGSEPVQSREITRRQGIPRRYLEQALQNLVRSGILVGVRGPRGGYRLARERRRITVGEVVRIVRNSDPDEETTKDPGGSPLGVRVVRPLWVELQGELLSRLDDVTMDDLCNRADLVGIVSEGRNNLDFSI; this comes from the coding sequence ATGCTCAAACTCTCGCGCAAGACGCTGTTCGCGATCGAGGCCGTCCTCGACATTGCCTACCACGCGGGCTCCGAGCCGGTGCAGAGCCGCGAGATCACACGCCGACAGGGCATTCCCCGGCGCTACCTCGAGCAGGCGCTGCAAAATCTCGTCCGCAGCGGTATCCTCGTGGGCGTGCGCGGACCTCGTGGCGGATACCGCCTTGCCCGCGAGCGGCGGCGGATAACCGTGGGTGAAGTGGTTCGCATCGTTCGCAACAGCGACCCGGACGAAGAAACGACAAAGGATCCCGGCGGTTCTCCCCTGGGAGTGCGGGTTGTGCGCCCACTGTGGGTCGAACTTCAGGGCGAACTGCTCTCTCGCCTTGACGATGTGACGATGGACGATCTGTGCAATCGTGCGGACCTCGTCGGCATTGTCAGCGAAGGGCGTAACAACCTGGATTTCTCCATATGA
- the dut gene encoding dUTP diphosphatase, with the protein MTPLRIDVRRLSHAKDLPLPAYASAQAAGADLLAAIDQPLRLAPGARALVPTGIAIALPDGYEAQVRPRSGLAARHGVTILNSPGTIDADYRGEIAAILINHSNADFVVERGMRIAQLVVAPVVTFQWNEADELAQTARESGGFGSTGTDAPTRSRAGYADDRSA; encoded by the coding sequence ATGACGCCGCTGCGGATTGACGTCCGGCGCCTGTCGCACGCCAAGGACCTGCCGCTGCCCGCATACGCATCGGCCCAGGCTGCGGGGGCGGATTTACTCGCCGCCATCGATCAGCCGCTGCGGCTCGCGCCCGGCGCACGCGCGCTGGTGCCGACCGGCATCGCTATCGCGCTCCCGGACGGCTACGAGGCTCAAGTTCGCCCGCGTTCCGGACTCGCCGCGCGCCATGGCGTCACCATACTCAACAGCCCCGGGACCATCGATGCGGACTATCGCGGTGAGATCGCCGCGATACTGATCAACCACAGCAACGCTGACTTTGTCGTCGAGCGTGGCATGCGCATCGCCCAGCTCGTCGTCGCTCCCGTCGTTACGTTCCAGTGGAACGAGGCTGACGAATTGGCGCAGACCGCGCGCGAGTCGGGCGGCTTCGGCTCGACCGGCACCGACGCGCCGACGAGGTCCCGCGCCGGTTACGCTGACGATAGGAGTGCGTGA
- the coaBC gene encoding bifunctional phosphopantothenoylcysteine decarboxylase/phosphopantothenate--cysteine ligase CoaBC, which translates to MSGLRGKRILLVIAGGIAAYKCLLLIRRLREHGAAVRCILTAAGTQFVTPLSVAALSEDKVYSELFSLTDEHEMGHIRLSREADLVVVAPATADLLARMSAGIADDLASTALLATDKPVLVAPAMNVRMWQHPATQANLATLKQRGVVSVGPNAGEMACGEWGPGRMAEAEEILAAIEMFFSQTGFGQTALVQTGRLAGVRALVTSGPTREPIDPVRYISNHSSGRQGHAIAAAIAGLGADTVLVCGPTALAHPPGVTARQVETASEMLCACEDSLPVDVAVCAAAVSDWRVVQAALQKMKKTPGAAPPVLELTENPDILATLSGHGERRPRLVIGFAAETTRIVEYAHAKRIRKGCDWIVANDVSTASGTFGGEHNTVHLITADGIEDWPPMSKHDVAARLALRIADALDGMPR; encoded by the coding sequence ATGAGCGGGCTTCGCGGCAAACGCATCCTCCTCGTCATCGCTGGCGGTATCGCCGCCTACAAGTGCTTGCTGCTCATCCGCAGGCTGCGCGAGCACGGTGCGGCGGTGCGGTGTATTTTGACAGCGGCCGGTACGCAGTTCGTTACGCCCCTGTCGGTCGCGGCGCTAAGCGAGGACAAGGTCTATTCCGAGCTGTTCTCGCTGACCGATGAACACGAAATGGGTCACATCCGTTTGTCGCGGGAAGCAGATCTCGTCGTAGTGGCACCAGCGACGGCCGATCTTCTCGCCCGAATGTCGGCCGGAATTGCCGACGACCTAGCATCGACGGCGCTGCTCGCCACCGATAAGCCGGTGCTCGTGGCACCGGCGATGAACGTGCGCATGTGGCAACATCCCGCGACCCAGGCCAACCTTGCCACTTTGAAACAGCGCGGCGTGGTGAGCGTCGGGCCGAACGCAGGCGAGATGGCGTGCGGCGAATGGGGGCCAGGACGGATGGCGGAGGCCGAAGAAATTCTCGCCGCCATCGAGATGTTCTTTAGTCAAACCGGCTTTGGTCAAACCGCCCTTGTCCAGACCGGGCGGCTCGCGGGCGTGCGCGCGCTCGTTACCAGCGGCCCCACGCGCGAGCCGATCGATCCGGTCCGCTACATCTCGAACCACTCGTCCGGCCGTCAGGGCCACGCCATCGCTGCGGCGATAGCCGGACTCGGAGCGGATACGGTGCTCGTCTGCGGACCGACGGCACTCGCCCATCCGCCCGGCGTGACGGCACGCCAAGTCGAGACCGCATCCGAAATGCTCTGCGCATGCGAGGATTCACTGCCGGTTGACGTCGCTGTTTGCGCGGCCGCCGTCAGCGATTGGCGAGTGGTTCAGGCGGCGTTGCAGAAAATGAAAAAAACGCCCGGCGCGGCGCCTCCGGTGCTCGAATTAACCGAAAATCCGGACATTCTGGCGACGTTGAGCGGTCACGGCGAGCGCCGACCGCGCCTCGTCATCGGGTTTGCAGCGGAGACGACGCGCATCGTCGAGTACGCCCACGCCAAACGGATCCGCAAGGGCTGCGATTGGATTGTCGCCAACGACGTCTCTACGGCGAGCGGCACGTTCGGCGGCGAACACAACACGGTTCATCTGATCACGGCAGACGGCATTGAAGACTGGCCGCCAATGAGCAAGCATGACGTCGCTGCACGCTTGGCTCTGCGCATTGCCGATGCCCTCGACGGCATGCCGCGATGA
- the ubiB gene encoding 2-polyprenylphenol 6-hydroxylase, giving the protein MIRDLRNGIRLCGLAWTLARHDALFVFERFRAVKPLVSFATLLTPRRPGRPGQRLAKALQDAGPSFIKFGQTLASRSDLVGDELSRDLAELQDRLPPFPFEQVRATILEEFGRPLDDLYASFDPTPVAAASISQVHFAVDREGREAAVKVLRPGIEKAFARDLDLFLWIGELIETHVPALRRLRAVEAVGMLADSVAVEMDLRFEAAASAELAENFVGDRTFHVPVVDWTRTGKRVLTIERVSGIKIDERDALIAAGHDPLKVLTRAAEAFFHQVFRDGFFHADMHAGNLFVRADGSIAAVDFGIMGRLDRKTRRHLAQLLLAFLSRDFRLAARVHFAAGWIPADRSIDAFAQACRSIAEPILDRQQNEISVASLLGQLFQITETFSMELQPQLLLLQKTMLVAEGTGRKVEPEANMWFLARPLIEAWTIENLGPQGRLRDAAEETVGIIQQVPALIHRVDRIVSLLADSASTINPEFLQRSSPPRAGVSGWIVAAFLAAILLGMLIR; this is encoded by the coding sequence ATGATCCGCGATCTGCGCAATGGCATACGTCTGTGCGGACTCGCCTGGACGCTCGCCCGCCATGACGCCTTGTTCGTCTTCGAGCGATTCCGGGCTGTAAAGCCGCTCGTCTCTTTCGCGACGTTGCTGACTCCCCGCCGACCCGGGCGTCCCGGACAGCGGTTGGCGAAAGCGCTGCAGGACGCCGGCCCTTCGTTCATAAAATTTGGTCAGACGCTCGCAAGTCGCTCCGATCTGGTGGGCGATGAGTTGTCGCGCGACCTTGCTGAGTTGCAGGACCGGTTGCCTCCCTTTCCGTTCGAGCAGGTGCGCGCAACGATCCTCGAGGAGTTCGGCCGGCCGCTTGACGACCTCTACGCGTCCTTCGATCCGACGCCCGTCGCTGCCGCCTCGATTTCGCAGGTCCATTTCGCCGTCGATCGTGAGGGGCGAGAGGCGGCGGTGAAGGTCCTGCGTCCCGGCATAGAAAAAGCATTCGCCCGCGACCTCGACCTGTTCTTGTGGATCGGTGAACTGATCGAAACGCACGTTCCGGCGCTGCGCCGCCTGCGCGCGGTCGAAGCCGTGGGCATGCTCGCCGATTCCGTCGCCGTCGAGATGGATCTGCGATTCGAGGCAGCCGCGTCCGCGGAACTCGCCGAGAATTTCGTCGGCGATCGTACCTTTCATGTCCCCGTCGTAGACTGGACCCGCACCGGCAAGCGCGTGCTCACGATTGAGCGCGTCTCGGGCATCAAGATCGACGAGCGTGATGCGTTGATCGCCGCAGGCCACGACCCGCTCAAGGTTCTGACCCGCGCGGCGGAGGCGTTTTTTCATCAAGTGTTCCGCGACGGATTCTTCCACGCCGATATGCATGCGGGAAACCTATTCGTTCGCGCCGATGGCAGCATCGCAGCGGTTGATTTCGGCATCATGGGACGATTGGACCGAAAGACGAGGCGGCATCTGGCCCAACTTCTTTTGGCGTTTTTGAGCCGCGATTTTCGTCTTGCCGCCCGTGTCCACTTCGCCGCCGGCTGGATTCCCGCCGACCGCTCGATAGACGCCTTCGCTCAAGCCTGCCGATCGATCGCCGAGCCGATCCTTGACCGGCAGCAAAACGAAATTTCAGTGGCAAGCCTGCTCGGCCAGTTGTTTCAGATCACCGAGACGTTCTCGATGGAGTTGCAACCTCAGCTTCTTCTTCTGCAAAAGACGATGCTGGTCGCCGAAGGAACCGGCCGCAAAGTCGAGCCGGAAGCGAACATGTGGTTTCTGGCCCGTCCGCTCATCGAAGCGTGGACAATCGAAAATCTAGGCCCGCAAGGACGGTTGCGCGACGCCGCCGAGGAAACCGTGGGTATTATCCAACAGGTACCGGCTCTCATTCACCGGGTTGACCGCATCGTCTCTCTACTCGCCGACAGTGCAAGCACAATTAATCCCGAATTCCTGCAGCGGTCATCCCCACCGCGCGCTGGCGTCTCCGGCTGGATCGTCGCCGCCTTTCTCGCAGCAATCCTGCTGGGCATGCTGATCCGCTGA